In Uranotaenia lowii strain MFRU-FL chromosome 2, ASM2978415v1, whole genome shotgun sequence, one genomic interval encodes:
- the LOC129741998 gene encoding uncharacterized protein LOC129741998, producing the protein MENQPPQHVEGALAEPCGLCEEEGKESSAVTFPFYSYVKSFRTGLRECAKYYEVSDCDLNRYIQDSFPETDVVKKLVRCALVNLAAWDDASGVLDNVIRNYFHPVPEDTCYHNRTQDCISKALGSCNSLDQFSKAYLSFQCYFNQYGNLLTDEDRFIPYAPYEVQELAVNSLVIADLSQCVLKQHALGNIIDEPHFPSLLLAHYLHSVYYTSRDGIQLEILYDQYGNKELLTPETHQCVEAAQAAPGGSHHSDKLYRIFSRCLQHIVPTLQELQDGAASLIVDDQDCGCDVCTQTPFYNRV; encoded by the exons ATGGAAAACCAGCCCCCACAGCATGTGGAGggtgccctggccgaaccctgTGGACTGTGTGAGGAAGAGGGTAAGGAAT CTTCGGCTGTTACTTTTCCGTTTTACTCGTACGTGAAGAGCTTTCGAACTGGGTTGCGAGAATGTGCCAAGTATTACGAAGTGTCAGACTGTGATCTGAACCGGTACATTCAGGATTCGTTCCCGGAAACGGATGTGGTGAAGAAGTTAGTCCGTTGTGCTTTGGTCAATTTGGCTGCCTGGGACGATGCTAGTGGAGTGCTCGATAACGTTATCCGGAACTACTTCCATCCAGTGCCAGAAGATACCTGCTACCACAATCGGACTCAAGACTGTATCTCGAAGGCTTTAGGCAGCTGCAACTCCCTGGATCAATTCAGCAAAGCTTACTTAAGCTTTCAGTGCTATTTCAATCAATACGGAAATCTGCTGACAGATGAGGATCGCTTCATACCCTACGCGCCATATGAAGTCCAAGAGCTGGCCGTCAATTCTCTGGTCATCGCTGATCTTTCTCAGTGCGTGCTCAAGCAACACGCTTTAGGAAATATTATCGATGAACCACATTTCCCAAGCTTGCTTCTGGCACATTACCTGCATTCAGTTTACTACACCAGTAGGGATGGAATCCAGTTGGAAATCCTTTACGATCAGTACGGAAACAAGGAGTTGCTGACACCGGAAACGCATCAATGTGTCGAGGCTGCTCAAGCTGCTCCCGGAGGAAGTCATCATAGCGATAAGCTGTACAGGATATTCTCTCGTTGTTTGCAGCACATTGTGCCCACTTTGCAGGAACTTCAAGACGGAGCTGCTTCGCTGATTGTTGACGATCAGGACTGTGGCTGTGACGTTTGCACGCAGACGCCGTTCTATAATCGAGTGTGA